A section of the Castanea sativa cultivar Marrone di Chiusa Pesio chromosome 12, ASM4071231v1 genome encodes:
- the LOC142620944 gene encoding uncharacterized protein LOC142620944 gives MQFFGGSEISPLPPAPTASGNNAHMMYVFNRNGVCLLYREWNRPLHTLNAQQDHKLMFGLLFSLKSLTAKMDPTNAERGNLGVPQLPGQGCSFHSFRTNTYKLSFMESPSGIKIILVTHPRTGDLRESLKYIYNLYVDYVAKNPLYTPGTPIRCELFNTNLDQYVRSIA, from the exons ATGCAATTCTTTGGGGGTTCAGAGATCAGTCCATTGCCGCCAGCACCGACGGCATCTGGGAACAATGCGCACATGATGTATGTGTTCAACAGGAATGGGGTGTGCTTGCTTTACAGAGAGTGGAATCGACCACTTCACACCCTCAATGCACAACAAGATCACAAACTCATGTTTGGTTTGCTTTTTTCGCTCAAGTCCTTAACTGCCAAGATGGATCCTACTAA TGCAGAGAGAGGAAACCTTGGGGTGCCTCAATTACCTGGCCAAGGCTGCTCATTTCACAGCTTTCGTACTAATACATACAAACTTAGTTTCATGGAAAGTCCTTCTGGGATAAAG ATTATTTTGGTTACTCATCCTAGGACAGGGGATTTGCGGGAATCCCTGAAGTACATTTACAACTTGTATGTTGATTATGTTGCCAAAAACCCACTCTATACTCCAGGAACTCCAATCAG GTGTGAACTATTCAATACAAATCTTGACCAATACGTAAGGAGCATTGCATAG
- the LOC142619669 gene encoding UDP-glycosyltransferase 88A1-like translates to MAAIVLYPTPVIGHLISMVELGKLILTHHPSLTIHILIAPAPYNAGSTAPYIASVSSTIPSITFHNLPSVTLPPTTSSHHETLTFELIRLNNPNVHQSLLSISKTHLIQAFIMDAFCTYALSVASELKIAGYIFFTTSAITLSYLLYHPTIHKNTTKSLKDLNTLLEIPGGVAPIPSSDLPKPLLDRNDKAYEFFLDSSIAMPKSAGIIVNTFESLEPRAIQAISDGLSVPDGPTPPIYCTGPLIVTKRSGHDEGNVVPECLTWLDLQPSQSVVFLCFGSLGLFSIEQLKEIAIGLEKSGQRFLWVVRNPPSEKHSLAVSTQPEPDLDSLLPKGFLDRTKERGLVVKSWAPQVAVLNHNSVGGFVTHCGWNSVLEAVCAGVPMVAWPLYAEQKLNKQELVEDVKIALPMNKSEDGFVSATEVEKRVRELMERDNSIREKTLAMKDGAKAALSEGGSSRVALTKLVESWST, encoded by the coding sequence ATGGCAGCAATAGTTCTGTACCCAACACCAGTCATAGGCCACCTGATTTCGATGGTAGAGCTAGGGAAACTAATACTCACACACCACCCTTCACTCACCATCCACATACTCATAGCCCCTGCACCTTACAACGCTGGTTCCACAGCTCCATACATAGCCTCTGTCTCTTCCACCATTCCTTCCATCACTTTTCACAATCTCCCCAGTGTTACTCTCCCTCCCACCACTTCTTCTCACCATGAAACTCTCACCTTTGAGCTCATTCGCCTCAACAATCCCAATGTTCACCAATCCCTCCTTTCTATCTCCAAAACCCACCTCATCCAAGCTTTCATCATGGATGCCTTTTGCACCTATGCTCTCTCTGTTGCTTCCGAACTTAAAATAGCTGGATATATCTTTTTCACTACCAGCGCTATTACTCTCAGTTATCTTCTGTATCACCCTACCATTCACAAAAACACCACCAAAAGTTTGAAAGACCTTAACACCCTTCTCGAAATTCCCGGAGGAGTAGCTCCAATACCATCTTCAGATTTACCAAAACCATTACTTGACCGTAACGACAAGGCCTATGAGTTCTTTTTAGACTCTTCAATCGCCATGCCTAAGTCTGCGGGAATAATTGTCAACACATTTGAATCATTGGAACCAAGAGCTATTCAAGCAATATCAGATGGGCTAAGCGTCCCTGACGGTCCAACCCCACCTATTTACTGCACAGGACCATTGATAGTAACTAAAAGAAGTGGTCACGATGAAGGTAATGTCGTGCCCGAGTGTTTAACGTGGCTTGACTTGCAACCTAGTCAAAGTGTTGTGTTTTTATGCTTTGGAAGCTTGGGTTTGTTCTCTATAGAGCAATTAAAGGAGATAGCTATAGGGTTAGAGAAGAGTGGCCAAAGGTTCTTGTGGGTGGTAAGGAATCCACCTAGTGAGAAACATAGCTTGGCTGTCTCAACACAGCCTGAACCAGATTTAGATTCTTTGCTTCCAAAGGGTTTTTTAGACCGTACCAAGGAGAGGGGCTTGGTAGTGAAGTCCTGGGCACCACAGGTGGCTGTATTGAATCACAACTCGGTGGGTGGGTTTGTGACTCATTGTGGGTGGAACTCGGTGTTGGAAGCGGTGTGTGCGGGCGTGCCAATGGTGGCATGGCCTCTTTACGCGGAGCAAAAGTTAAATAAGCAGGAGTTGGTGGAGGATGTTAAGATTGCTCTGCCTATGAACAAGTCGGAGGATGGGTTTGTGAGTGCAACAGAGGTGGAGAAGCGAGTTCGGGAGTTAATGGAAAGGGACAACTCGATTAGAGAAAAAACGCTTGCcatgaaagatggagctaagGCTGCACTGAGTGAGGGTGGGTCATCTCGTGTTGCATTAACCAAGCTCGTTGAGTCGTGGAGTACATGA